The nucleotide window TCAGACCATAAGAAGTAATATTTACCATTTCTGAAAAAGACAGTTGTCCCCTCGCGAAAAGTATTGTCTGGTGTCATAACCTTGATTGATTCCTCTTTGATCGAAATCATATCGTTATTGAGTTCGGCGCAAGCCATATAACCATTACCCCAGTACAAATAACTTTTTCCGGTTTTTGGATCTGTGAAAACATCAGGATCAATTTGCTGTCCGCCCGAAACCCCATTTGGCAATTTTTCCACCAATGGTTTTCCTGAATCCACAAAAGGTCCTTTTGGGTTATCGGCAACAGCCACACCAATTTTTTGGGCAGCGGTAAAATAGAAGTAGTATTTATAATCATTTCCCACTTTTTTCTCCGTAATACAGGGAGCCCAGGCATTTCTATTTCCCCAACTTACATCTTTTTCCAAATCAAGAATGATTCCTTCATCAGTCCAGTTTACCAAATCGGGAGAAGAGAATGTTTTAAAATAAGTACCAGACCAGCCATCAAATCCATCACTTGTAGGGTAGATGTAATATTTGCCTGTTTTTTCAGAATACAAAATATCCGGATCCGCATAAAAACCGTTCAACGCCGGATTATTTGCCACCGAAGCAGTAACCAACCATGTTTCAGTTGGTTTTCCTTCAATTGCAACGGTATATTTTACAGCTCCTTTTGTAAAATTCTGAGCCGTTTTTGGTTCAATATTTACCCCTGCATATTTTGTAAAATCAGGTTTAAAAGAAGCAAGATTGGTTCCGAATTTTACCGGTAAATGAACTTGTTTCGCAACATCATCAACTTTTACATTTGTTTTCTTTACGTCTTTGGCTTCTGGCGAACTTAAAATATCTTTTGCAGTTCCCCATTTGCTTTCCAATCGTGCCAATTCACTCGCAGTTATAGGCATAACCGTTCCATGACGCGGATGGAAATTCATTGAAACCGCATTGTCAATAACCGAGAAATTTTCTAAGTCATTCGTTTTTGTAAACTGATATTTTCCTTTTGTATAAAGGTCATACATCAGAATATAATCATTAGAATTATTCAGTTTGAAGACCCCAGCTCCTTCCACCGGATATTTTGTTTGCTGAACATATTTGTCTCTCAAAACATAACCTTCGGTCAATTTGTCGGAAACCGCTATTTTTATCCCCGCTCCTGCTCCTTCTGTTTTGAAAAACAAATGATATTTATTGTCTTTAAAAATAATTTCACCGTCAATGCAGGCACCATTTGTCGGACTAAAAAACAATTGTTTCGGTTCGGTTTCCAAATCGGTAAAATCAGCATTGGCGTAAGCATAATAAATTTTGTCAATATCGTTTCCGTGCTGCATTGACCAGTAAATCATGTACTTTCCTTTTTGAGTATCATAAATGGTCTGCGGCGCCCAGACACGCTTTAAGTTTTCATTGTTTGGGTATTTCTTTTGAATATTAATTACTGATGAACTCCAGTTTACCAAATCATTCGACTTCAATAAAACCATTGCTCTGTTGGAATCCCAGCCTTTGGCAGAAACCATGTCGGTTGCCACCATGTAAAAAGTTTTGCCGTCAACTCCACGCAAAATATGGGGATCTCTTATTCCTCCCGATGAGCTGATCTGTTTGGAATCAATAACCGGCTGATTGTTATTTAGCGCCCTGAAATTGTAGCCATCGTTGCTTACCGCAAAACGAATCGCTTCCTCATCATTTGAATTTCCTGTAAAATAAGCAAATAAATAAGCCGTGGTTTTTATGACTGAACTCTTTGCTTCCGATTTAGGCAATTTCTTTTTCGAAACCTGCTGTGCATTGGCTATGCCAAAAAAAGACAAAGCAACCGTCAAAACAGCAAACCTAAAAATGCTTCTCTTTTGGGTTAATATTTTTGAATTATAGTTCATATTTTTAATAAGAAATCCGATTAATATGCGATTTATCTCTGCCCAATTTTATTGCAATTCACCAACAAAAGTGACAACTGATTTTGCAGGAATTTCAACCGCATCGATTTTCTGAATGTCCGCTCTTTTTAAATTGGTATTTTCGGAGGTAACATAAGGTGTCAATTCATTTTTTTTAACTGTCCCTTTTGTTAAATCAAACTTATATTTCTGGACCGATTTCCCGCAGTTAACAGCAACAATAACCAATTTTTTATTTTTGATATCTTTGTATGCGGTCAGCATCACATCGTTTGCAGAACCCAATTCATCCTGATTTGGCACATCAACTCTCTGCATCCCCGGACGCACAAACAAGGAATAATTCCCCAAAGCCCAAAGCAGTTTTGAATCATGGAAATTCCCATCATTTTTAACATAATCAGGAGCTGTTCCACCATTGCTTTTTCCGTCATCCAAATAAATCAAACCATCTTTATAATCTACTCGCGTAAGTGATGTCCACCATTGCCAAGAAGCCGCATTCGCAAGAGCGATATCATTGTGTATCAAACGGGCAACAAACAAGGCAGTTTGCATACCCAAATCCCTTCCCCCTCCGGCACCTCCTGGAATTTCAGCTTCTCCCGGATTTTCCAAAATACAGTATTCCGACTGCCAGTATTTTAAACCTGGTTTTTGTTTTACACTTGCTGCAATCAATTTTCTACTTAAAACTTGTTTGTCAACAGGCCAAGTGGTAAAATAACTATGTCCCAAAATGACGTTCTTTACATTTGGTAACTTCGAAATATTGTTTCTTGAATTTCCAAAAAAGTAATCAATCTGATTATCTCTGTTTTCTCCATTTACATTTTCATACAGATAGTTAATTTGTGCCGCTTCGGCTAGAACAATTTCTGTACTCATTTTTTGAGATTTGAGTTTATCAGAAAGCGCCTTGGTTAAATTGAATATTTCTTCATTCGTAGCAGGTGTTCCTTCCTGACTGTTTTTATCTCCGTTGTTGGCCATCCATTCCCATTGTGGCTCATTTATAGGACTTACATAATCGAATTTAATTTCTTCTTTTTTCTCCAATCCCTGAATGCTTTTCACTAGGAAATCGGCAAATTTTGGAAGTGCTCCTTCTTTCAGATTCAGTTTGTTTTTTTGAGAAGAAAAAGCCAATCCGTTATTGGTCATAAAAACAGGAGGACTATTGGTAAAAATCAAATATTTTTCTACTCCTCGCTTTTTGGCCGCTTGCAAAAACCATCTTTGTCCTTCTTGTTTTGACCAATCATAAGTCCCATCGGCATTTAAAAAGCATTCACTTCTTCTCCATTCATCCGAAATCTTACTGTTTTCGCCTTGTTCCATACTTCCTGCCCCAAGATTGAACCTCCAAATCGAAAGTCCGATACCTTTTGGATTTCCCTGCGCATCGATTTCTTTGCTAAAAAGCAAATCGGCAATAGCATCCTTTTTTTGCTGTGGCCAATTTTTTCCAACAAATTGACATCTCCACGCATCAGATCCTCCAAAACCATCCATGGTTTGCATGACATTATCGATACTAATTGTAGCGGTTCTTTGTCCAAAAAACAGTGAACTCATTAACAATAAAAGCGAGACATATACTTTTTTCATTCTATTTCTTTTTTATTGAAGCAACCTTGTCATTCCAAGCAAGAAGTAATCTTCTTTATTTATTAATTTCCTTCTTCCCTGAAATGACATAAATTGCGTAAAACCATCCTTTATAAAACTACTGATTTATTTTTTTTCAGCTTATTATTTATAATTACCAACGTATGTTACAACCGATCTAGCTTCTATTTCAAAATTTGTAGCATCAACATCAGTTCCTTTTTTCAAACTTTTAGCATCTGAAGTTGTATATGGTGTAAGCTTATTATTAGTTAACGTCCCACCTGAAAGATTCAATTTATATGTTCTCGCAGAAGAACTAAAATTAACCGCCACGATTACCAGTTTTTTATTGATCACATCTTTATAAGCTGTTACCATTACATCAGTAGTAGCTGTCGAGTTATCTAAATTTGGTATTTGAACCCTTACCATTCCCGGTTTTACAAAGAAAGAGAAATTTCCTAAAGCCCAAAGTGTTTTAGAATCCCTAATGTAACCGTCATTTTTGCAATAATCAGCTCCGCCCGCTCCCTTACTCGCTCCATCATCTACGTGTATCAATCCATCTTTGTAATCACCACGGCTTATTGCTGTCCACCACTGCCAAGAAGTAACACCTCCAACAGCGATATCAGTGCTTACAATACGAGCTGTCCAAAGCGCCAACTGCATTCCCAAGTCTCTTCCTGCTCCTGCTCCGCCTGGCAATTCAGAAGTTCCAGGGCTTTCGAGAACACAATATTCAGAAGACCAAAGACTAAGTCCCGGTGCTGTTAGAATTTTTGAGGCTGCTAATTGTCTTGAAGAAACAAGTGTACTCAATGGCCATGCCTGCCAATAACTGTGTCCAGATATTGTTTTCTTCACGTTACTCAAGCCTGCAATGTTTTTGGTAGAATTTGGTCCAAAGAAATAATCAATCTGGTTGGATCTGCTTTCTGTACCGCTTACTGTTTTATAAAGCGGTTCATAAGCTCCTGCTTCGCCAACTACAATTTGGGAACTAAGTCCTTTTGCCTGCAATTTTGGAGATAGAATATTTACAAAACTGTAAATATTGGCATTGGTTGCCGGTGACCCCTCCTGACTAGTTCCATCCCACTCATATTGTGGTTCGTTGAAAGGACTGATGTAATCTATTGTCAAACCTTGTTCTGTTTTTAACTTGTCAATAGCATTTACCCAAAAATCAGCCAAGTCAGGCATTTTACCATCTTTCAAATTGTAAAATTCTTTTATGCTTGCATGTGCTTTGCCATTATTGGTTAAATAAACAGGAGCACTATTTGCGAAAGCCAATAATTTTTCAACTCCGCGCTCCTTAGCGGCTTTCATAAACCATACTTGTCCTGCTTGCTTACTCATGTTATAAGTAACACCATCGGTAGTAAAACATTCTGTACGTCTCCATTCATCACCTATATCACTTGCATCTCCCTGTTCTGTACTTCCGGCACCAAGATTGAAACGCCATAATGACAAACCAATTCCTTTTGGATTTCCATCAGCATCAACTTCTTTGCTGAATAATAAATCTGCAATTCGGTTTCTTTTATCAGAAGGCCAATTTTTACCTATAAAGTTACATTGCCAGGCATCTGATGCACCAAAACTCTCCATAGTCTGAAGATTTGCATCAAGATTCACATTCAAATCCTTGGTTGTGGAAGAAACAGGTTGTGAATCATTTGTATTATCAGATGAGCTGCAACTCGTGATTAAAGTTGAATTAATGAAAAGCAAACCTGCAAATAGCAGGCTTGCTTTATAGTTTTTAAAAAAATCCATACTAGTAACCAGCGTTTTGAGTAATTAAACCACCGCTCAAATCGATTTCCAACTGAGGTATTGGCCACAACAAGTTTTTAGTAGGACTGAAATTTATCCCTTTGTCTTGTGCCTCTTTCAAATTGGTAGTTTCATATTGGTCTGTAGAACTTAAATTGTATTTTACAAAAGTTCCATTTGGTCCCATCAAAGATTCGATAACCGGTTTTCCTGTACTTGGGTCTTTTTCACGACGAATATCAAACAAACGTAATCCCTCGAAAGCTAATTCTAAACGACGCTCTTTGTAGATTTGTCTCAAAAGATTAGGACCTGCCAAACCAACTTTAGGATCAAGTTTTACACGCGCTCTGATAACATTGATATCTGCCAAAGCTCCTCCTGCATCTCCCAACTGATAAGCTGCTTCTGCTCTTGTCAAATACATTTCGGCCAGACGAATCAAAGGCACATTCAATGGTAAGTGACCGTCTTTTTTGTCCAATGCTCGGCGTGTAGCAATTGGAATGTAATATTTACGGCAGATACGTCCTGATTTATTGTCGTTCAAGCTAAATTTATGAGTTGGGTTAAGAACCTCATCACCATAAGCTGCTTCACCCCATTTAGTAATTGTGCTTCTGCGACGTACCACATCATTTTCAGAAAGATAAGCATTCTCCAAGTCACTCGTTGGCATACACCATCCCCAACCATCAATAACATCTTTTGCGTCATTACTTGGGAAATTTTTCTTGTCTTCGCCCCTTGCTCCCGAGAAAGTTGGAAGCATAGATCCTAAACTTTTATCCTGTACAGAAGATGACTGAGCTTCCAAAATTGATTCTACACCGTTATGATTATTTACATCCCATATCTTCAAGAAATCTGCTTCAAGAGCATAAGGTCCTTCAGTAATCACTTTGTTTGAATATAATTTTGCTTCTGCCCATTTTTCCTGGAACAGTGACACACGTGCCAATAAAGCATAAGCTGCCCATTTGTTAACTCTACCGTTTCTGTCAACTGGGATTTTTTCCAATTTTGCTGCAGATTCTTTAAGATCAGCTTCAATTTGTGCATACACAGCAGTAACTGGACTGCGTTGCAATTTCAAATCACCTGTTCCAAGAGATGTTGTATATAATGGAACTGCTCCAAAATCATTTACCAATTCATAATAACAATAGGCACGAACAAATAATGATTCACCTATATATTGATTTTTCTGAGTTTCGGAAAGCGGTGACAAAGCCATCTTCTCTAAACCAATATTAACCGATTGAATGGTATAATAATGAGCTGTATAGATACTGTTCATACATCCCATATTTTCTGGTGTAACGATGTACTGCGCACAAGGTCTGAAAGCACCGCTGTCCTGTCCTGTATTCCCCATCCAAGCATCATCGGTAGCTGTTTCATTTGTTAATCTTGGCGCCAGTAATGTGTACCAGTCGTTTGTTAACAACAATCTATGCGTTAATTCGTTTACATAATTTTCGCATTCTTGTGCTGTTTGAAAGTAGTTTTCTAAAGTTTGAGTTCCTCTCGCTTCTTTCTCGATAAAATCATCACAGGAAACTGCAAATGCAGCAAAAGCGATTATTGATACTATTATTTTTTTCATGTTCTTTTATATTAAAATGCTACATTAAGACCCAATAAGATTGTTGGTTGAACTGGATAATTCCATCCTCCAAAACCTGATCCTAAAACTCCTCCACCAACTTCAGGATCAACACCTGTATAGTTGGTTACAGTCCATAAATTTTGACCTGACACAGACAATCTTAGTTTATCCAAACCAAATTGGTTAAGGAATGTATAACCTAATTGGATGTTTTTCATACGCATGTATGAACCGTCTTCAACATACATAGAAGAGAATTTCGTGAAGTTCTCATTGTTATCATTTTTCGACAAACGAGGAACATAATTAGAAGTTCCCTCACCATGCCAAGCCATATCTTCAAGTCCGGCTACTTTATTTGTCAAACTTGCACCATTATATAAATCAGAGATATTTTGATTTATAATTTCATTTCCAATACTTGCGTAGAAGTTTGCAATCAAATCAAAGCCTTTGTAAGCAAAACTCAAATTCAATCCCACAGTATAATCAGCCCAAGGAGAACCAATTTTTGTTCTGTCTTTATCATCCAATTTTCCGTCACCATTCACATCTTTGAAACGAACATCACCTACTTGTGCATAAGGTTGCAACTTGTTTCCGTGCTCATCAGTATGAGAATTCAATTCTGTTTGATTTTGGAACAAACCATCAGCTACATATCCGTAGTAATATCCTGGCTCATCACCTTTCACAGTTAACGTTCTGTTGCTTGATCCGTATAATTTTTCATCCTCAGCAGACAAAGAGACCATCTTAACATTCACAGTCGTAAAAGTTACATCAGCTCCATAAGAGAAATCCCCTTTTTTGTCTTTGTATGACAAAAGCAAATCAATACCATTAGACTTCATAGATCCTACGTTTGTCCACATAGTTGAATACCCTGGAAAACCGCTATATGTTGGAAATTGTTTCAAGAACAACATATCTTTTGTTGTTTTTTCGTAATATTCCAAAGACCCAGAAACTTTGTTTTTCCATAATCCAAAATCAAGACCGAAGTTGATATCTTCAACAGTCTCCCATTTGATATCTTTGTTTGCCATAGATGAAGGGTAAGAAGTATCTACAACTTCACCACCAATCACATAATAACCTTGACCGATGTTTGATTGATAAACAGAACCTGGTAAGTTTTGGTTACCCACTCTACCCCAACCAGCTCTTAATCTAAGGTCGTTAACAACTGATTTTGCATTTTCCATAAAACTTTCATTTGAAATTCTCCAAGAAGCAGAAGCAGATGGGAAATTAGCCCATTTATTATTTGCCATAAACTTTGAAGAACCGTCACGTCTGAAAGTACCTGTCAAGTAATATCTGCTGTCATAGTTATAAGAAAGACGCGAAATATATGACTCCAAAGAACTAGACCAGCTGTTACCGCCACTGTTACGGTTTTTGGTAGCGGCATTTACTTCTCTCATCAAATCAGAGTTGTTAGGAACACCTTCTCCATAAGCCCAAACATCATTTCCATTGTACTCTTCCATTGTAGCACCTACCATCAAAGACAAATTATGTTTATCAGCAAATGTTTTAGAATACGTTGCTGTTGTTTGCCAAGTCCAGTCGTGATTAGTAGTATTCTTTCTTTCAACACTATTGATTTCTGCTTTTTCGTGTGCAGCATCAATTACGAAATCTGGTCTAAAAATACTTTGTGTTTTATCACCCACTTCAATAGAACCTTGAGTACGGAAAACCAATCCTTTGATAGGTTCGTATTGCAAATAAGCATTGGTATTCAAACTATATTGATCTGTGAAATCATCGTATCTGGCTACAGAAGCAACCGGGTTCCAAACATACGAAGGCGAACGTGCATAGATGCTGTACTCATTTTCTGTTCCGGTCAATTGATCTGCCGGTTTGTAAATTGGCGTGATTGGATCAATTTTATCAAAATCGGCCCAGTTGCCCGGTGAACCCCAAGTTTCAAAACGTGGGTTCAAAGTAATTCCCATAGAAACTTTATCCGAAAACTTAAAATCATTGGCAATTCTTGCTGTAATTCTTTCCCATCCACCAACTTTATAAAAAGAATCCGATTTGTAATAATTCAAACTAGCAGCGTACGTATTTTTTTCTGACCCTCCGCTAACACCGATAGAAGCATTTCTTACAGGAGAACCTTTATCAATTCCAGCTCTCCACCAGTCAGTAGTTTTTCCTCTGTATTGCTCCGCATTTGGCAAATACTCAGGATATCCAGAACTGGTATAAGCTTTATTCATAATGTTGGCATATCCCTCAGCATCGGCCATATGGTATGGGTTATTCATCATTTGATAACCATTACTCAAATCAACATTGAATTTTGGTTTTCCTATTTTACCTCTTTTAGTTGTAATAAGGATTACCCCATTGGAAGCACGAGAACCATAAATAGCACTCGCAGAAGCATCTTTCAATACATCCATGGATTCAATTTCATTGTTGCTCAAAAAATTGATATTTGTCCCCATTGGAACTCCATCCACAACATAAAGAGGGTCTGTACTCAAGTTTACCGTAGAAATACCACGGATAAGTACTCTCGGCTGGGCTCCTGGACCTCCGGCACCGGTAATTTGAACACCGGCAACTTTCCCCTGTAATGATTCGGTTGCATTACCAACAGTCATTGTTTGAAGCTCTTTACCTTTTACAGAAGAAATTGAAGTAGTTATATCTTTCTTTTTCACAGTTCCATAACCCACAACTACAACTTCTTCTAAGTTTTGACCTGCTTGTTCCAAAACAACATCAACAACTGTTCTATCTCCAACTTCTATTGTTTTAGTAGT belongs to Flavobacterium aquiphilum and includes:
- a CDS encoding SusC/RagA family TonB-linked outer membrane protein, which gives rise to MKYRFIWLFIAMLCSAATFAQITIKGTVKDKSALPVPGANIAVKGTATAVSTDFDGKYSIVVPNKNAQLQFSFIGFTTKTIEVGDRTVVDVVLEQAGQNLEEVVVVGYGTVKKKDITTSISSVKGKELQTMTVGNATESLQGKVAGVQITGAGGPGAQPRVLIRGISTVNLSTDPLYVVDGVPMGTNINFLSNNEIESMDVLKDASASAIYGSRASNGVILITTKRGKIGKPKFNVDLSNGYQMMNNPYHMADAEGYANIMNKAYTSSGYPEYLPNAEQYRGKTTDWWRAGIDKGSPVRNASIGVSGGSEKNTYAASLNYYKSDSFYKVGGWERITARIANDFKFSDKVSMGITLNPRFETWGSPGNWADFDKIDPITPIYKPADQLTGTENEYSIYARSPSYVWNPVASVARYDDFTDQYSLNTNAYLQYEPIKGLVFRTQGSIEVGDKTQSIFRPDFVIDAAHEKAEINSVERKNTTNHDWTWQTTATYSKTFADKHNLSLMVGATMEEYNGNDVWAYGEGVPNNSDLMREVNAATKNRNSGGNSWSSSLESYISRLSYNYDSRYYLTGTFRRDGSSKFMANNKWANFPSASASWRISNESFMENAKSVVNDLRLRAGWGRVGNQNLPGSVYQSNIGQGYYVIGGEVVDTSYPSSMANKDIKWETVEDINFGLDFGLWKNKVSGSLEYYEKTTKDMLFLKQFPTYSGFPGYSTMWTNVGSMKSNGIDLLLSYKDKKGDFSYGADVTFTTVNVKMVSLSAEDEKLYGSSNRTLTVKGDEPGYYYGYVADGLFQNQTELNSHTDEHGNKLQPYAQVGDVRFKDVNGDGKLDDKDRTKIGSPWADYTVGLNLSFAYKGFDLIANFYASIGNEIINQNISDLYNGASLTNKVAGLEDMAWHGEGTSNYVPRLSKNDNNENFTKFSSMYVEDGSYMRMKNIQLGYTFLNQFGLDKLRLSVSGQNLWTVTNYTGVDPEVGGGVLGSGFGGWNYPVQPTILLGLNVAF
- a CDS encoding family 43 glycosylhydrolase: MNYNSKILTQKRSIFRFAVLTVALSFFGIANAQQVSKKKLPKSEAKSSVIKTTAYLFAYFTGNSNDEEAIRFAVSNDGYNFRALNNNQPVIDSKQISSSGGIRDPHILRGVDGKTFYMVATDMVSAKGWDSNRAMVLLKSNDLVNWSSSVINIQKKYPNNENLKRVWAPQTIYDTQKGKYMIYWSMQHGNDIDKIYYAYANADFTDLETEPKQLFFSPTNGACIDGEIIFKDNKYHLFFKTEGAGAGIKIAVSDKLTEGYVLRDKYVQQTKYPVEGAGVFKLNNSNDYILMYDLYTKGKYQFTKTNDLENFSVIDNAVSMNFHPRHGTVMPITASELARLESKWGTAKDILSSPEAKDVKKTNVKVDDVAKQVHLPVKFGTNLASFKPDFTKYAGVNIEPKTAQNFTKGAVKYTVAIEGKPTETWLVTASVANNPALNGFYADPDILYSEKTGKYYIYPTSDGFDGWSGTYFKTFSSPDLVNWTDEGIILDLEKDVSWGNRNAWAPCITEKKVGNDYKYYFYFTAAQKIGVAVADNPKGPFVDSGKPLVEKLPNGVSGGQQIDPDVFTDPKTGKSYLYWGNGYMACAELNNDMISIKEESIKVMTPDNTFREGTTVFFRNGKYYFLWSEDDTRSENYKVRYGTSDSPTGKISIPENNLVIAKDKEAEIYATGHNSVIQIPGKDEWYIVYHRFNYPKGITMGDAAGFNREVCIDKMEFDKDGNIVTVKPTHAGIKPVKK
- a CDS encoding glycoside hydrolase, translated to MDFFKNYKASLLFAGLLFINSTLITSCSSSDNTNDSQPVSSTTKDLNVNLDANLQTMESFGASDAWQCNFIGKNWPSDKRNRIADLLFSKEVDADGNPKGIGLSLWRFNLGAGSTEQGDASDIGDEWRRTECFTTDGVTYNMSKQAGQVWFMKAAKERGVEKLLAFANSAPVYLTNNGKAHASIKEFYNLKDGKMPDLADFWVNAIDKLKTEQGLTIDYISPFNEPQYEWDGTSQEGSPATNANIYSFVNILSPKLQAKGLSSQIVVGEAGAYEPLYKTVSGTESRSNQIDYFFGPNSTKNIAGLSNVKKTISGHSYWQAWPLSTLVSSRQLAASKILTAPGLSLWSSEYCVLESPGTSELPGGAGAGRDLGMQLALWTARIVSTDIAVGGVTSWQWWTAISRGDYKDGLIHVDDGASKGAGGADYCKNDGYIRDSKTLWALGNFSFFVKPGMVRVQIPNLDNSTATTDVMVTAYKDVINKKLVIVAVNFSSSARTYKLNLSGGTLTNNKLTPYTTSDAKSLKKGTDVDATNFEIEARSVVTYVGNYK
- a CDS encoding RagB/SusD family nutrient uptake outer membrane protein; this translates as MKKIIVSIIAFAAFAVSCDDFIEKEARGTQTLENYFQTAQECENYVNELTHRLLLTNDWYTLLAPRLTNETATDDAWMGNTGQDSGAFRPCAQYIVTPENMGCMNSIYTAHYYTIQSVNIGLEKMALSPLSETQKNQYIGESLFVRAYCYYELVNDFGAVPLYTTSLGTGDLKLQRSPVTAVYAQIEADLKESAAKLEKIPVDRNGRVNKWAAYALLARVSLFQEKWAEAKLYSNKVITEGPYALEADFLKIWDVNNHNGVESILEAQSSSVQDKSLGSMLPTFSGARGEDKKNFPSNDAKDVIDGWGWCMPTSDLENAYLSENDVVRRRSTITKWGEAAYGDEVLNPTHKFSLNDNKSGRICRKYYIPIATRRALDKKDGHLPLNVPLIRLAEMYLTRAEAAYQLGDAGGALADINVIRARVKLDPKVGLAGPNLLRQIYKERRLELAFEGLRLFDIRREKDPSTGKPVIESLMGPNGTFVKYNLSSTDQYETTNLKEAQDKGINFSPTKNLLWPIPQLEIDLSGGLITQNAGY
- a CDS encoding glycoside hydrolase yields the protein MKKVYVSLLLLMSSLFFGQRTATISIDNVMQTMDGFGGSDAWRCQFVGKNWPQQKKDAIADLLFSKEIDAQGNPKGIGLSIWRFNLGAGSMEQGENSKISDEWRRSECFLNADGTYDWSKQEGQRWFLQAAKKRGVEKYLIFTNSPPVFMTNNGLAFSSQKNKLNLKEGALPKFADFLVKSIQGLEKKEEIKFDYVSPINEPQWEWMANNGDKNSQEGTPATNEEIFNLTKALSDKLKSQKMSTEIVLAEAAQINYLYENVNGENRDNQIDYFFGNSRNNISKLPNVKNVILGHSYFTTWPVDKQVLSRKLIAASVKQKPGLKYWQSEYCILENPGEAEIPGGAGGGRDLGMQTALFVARLIHNDIALANAASWQWWTSLTRVDYKDGLIYLDDGKSNGGTAPDYVKNDGNFHDSKLLWALGNYSLFVRPGMQRVDVPNQDELGSANDVMLTAYKDIKNKKLVIVAVNCGKSVQKYKFDLTKGTVKKNELTPYVTSENTNLKRADIQKIDAVEIPAKSVVTFVGELQ